One Streptomyces coeruleorubidus DNA segment encodes these proteins:
- a CDS encoding WhiB family transcriptional regulator has protein sequence MDNWRDHAACRHEDPELFFPIGTSGPALLQTEQAKAVCRRCPVQEQCLQWALDTGQSIGVWGGTSETERRALKRRAAARRRSG, from the coding sequence ATGGACAACTGGCGAGACCACGCTGCCTGCCGGCACGAGGACCCGGAGCTCTTCTTCCCGATCGGCACCTCCGGCCCGGCCCTGCTGCAGACGGAACAGGCCAAGGCGGTGTGCCGGCGCTGCCCCGTCCAGGAGCAGTGCCTGCAGTGGGCGCTGGACACGGGGCAGTCCATCGGTGTGTGGGGCGGGACCAGCGAAACCGAACGGCGTGCGCTGAAGCGCCGCGCGGCGGCCCGGCGCCGCTCCGGCTGA
- a CDS encoding DUF6098 family protein, translating to MSASDDLPVVRTLAELTELVERHQGLYVRWSRGPATDLRDVSSTDDLTGVSMPGLSANPLDVEDWWEDRPTRVWVARRLHDYAHLPHEKGPGVRAWVLAGKETSRGPDNEPLVTDARPMCWIDQQVIDEAKAEVSRQENPWGPLRRS from the coding sequence ATGAGCGCATCGGACGACCTGCCGGTCGTGCGCACACTCGCCGAGCTCACCGAGCTGGTCGAACGGCACCAGGGCCTGTACGTCCGCTGGTCGCGCGGCCCGGCGACCGATCTCCGCGACGTGTCCAGCACCGACGATCTGACGGGCGTGTCCATGCCGGGCCTGTCCGCCAACCCGCTCGACGTGGAGGACTGGTGGGAGGACCGGCCCACCCGGGTGTGGGTGGCCCGTCGCCTGCACGACTACGCCCATCTGCCGCACGAGAAGGGGCCCGGGGTACGGGCCTGGGTGCTCGCGGGCAAGGAGACCTCCCGCGGCCCCGACAACGAACCGCTGGTCACCGACGCCCGGCCGATGTGCTGGATCGACCAGCAGGTGATCGACGAGGCGAAGGCGGAGGTGTCCCGGCAGGAGAACCCCTGGGGGCCGCTGCGTCGCAGCTGA
- a CDS encoding TetR/AcrR family transcriptional regulator, whose product MAVERTTGRVTRRRVRTRANLLDAAFSVFAAKGFGHVSIEEVCEAAGYSRGAFYSNFSSLDELFFALYRERADLIAEQVSGALALDGPGLDVPAAVDRVTDVLLLDRDWLLVKTDFLVHAARDPDVARSLLEHRARLREAIADRLARARGHTALPAVLGDTDGAAHAVVAAYDGVTTQLLLDRDVEYARAWLKQLLTALLTDGSGTPEHRRN is encoded by the coding sequence ATGGCCGTGGAGAGAACGACCGGGCGTGTGACCAGGCGACGGGTCCGCACCCGTGCCAACCTCCTGGACGCGGCGTTCTCCGTGTTCGCGGCCAAGGGCTTCGGGCACGTCTCGATCGAGGAGGTCTGCGAGGCCGCCGGCTACAGCAGGGGCGCCTTCTACTCCAACTTCTCCAGCCTCGACGAGCTGTTCTTCGCCCTCTACCGCGAGCGGGCCGACCTGATCGCGGAGCAGGTGTCCGGGGCGCTCGCGCTCGACGGGCCCGGCCTCGACGTGCCGGCCGCCGTGGACCGTGTCACCGACGTGCTGCTCCTCGACCGGGACTGGCTCCTCGTGAAGACGGACTTCCTGGTGCACGCCGCCCGTGACCCGGACGTGGCGCGCAGTCTCCTGGAACATCGCGCGCGGCTGCGGGAGGCGATCGCCGACCGGCTCGCCCGCGCCCGCGGGCACACCGCCCTGCCCGCCGTGCTGGGCGACACGGACGGCGCCGCCCACGCCGTGGTCGCGGCCTACGACGGCGTCACCACCCAACTGCTGCTGGACCGGGATGTCGAGTACGCCCGCGCCTGGCTGAAGCAACTGCTCACGGCCCTGCTGACCGATGGCAGCGGCACCCCCGAACACAGGCGGAACTGA
- a CDS encoding universal stress protein codes for MTRPITAGVDGSQESHAALGWAAREAVRRARPLRVVHAWRVQPQEALEAGIAGDADSQAEWVHSAVTEAVATVTERHPDLEVTTDVVEGAVVDTLVAAAADAELLVLGSRGHGPIVGFLLGSVGQQVIAESTRPVVLVRAGDQPSPEAAGREIVVGQQGDPRDSADALRFAFETAAARGATVRVVRAWTLPPVFAYSPGSLKLLDEAGGLEPYEKKALAAAIRPWRERFPAVPVEEHVEMGSAGQVLLSVAGTAQLMVVGRRAHRTAVGARIGSVAHGVLHHADCPVAVVPHT; via the coding sequence ATGACACGCCCGATCACCGCAGGGGTCGACGGATCGCAGGAGAGCCACGCGGCCCTCGGCTGGGCGGCCCGCGAGGCGGTGCGGCGCGCCCGGCCGCTGCGCGTGGTGCACGCCTGGCGGGTCCAGCCGCAGGAGGCACTCGAAGCGGGGATCGCCGGGGACGCGGACAGCCAGGCGGAGTGGGTGCACAGCGCGGTGACCGAGGCCGTCGCGACCGTCACCGAACGGCACCCGGACCTGGAGGTGACCACCGACGTCGTGGAGGGCGCGGTCGTCGACACCCTGGTCGCCGCCGCTGCCGACGCCGAGCTGCTGGTGCTCGGCTCGCGCGGGCACGGACCGATCGTCGGCTTCCTGCTGGGCTCGGTCGGCCAGCAGGTCATCGCCGAGTCCACTCGGCCCGTCGTGCTCGTCCGGGCCGGTGACCAGCCCTCGCCGGAGGCGGCGGGGCGGGAGATCGTCGTGGGCCAGCAGGGCGACCCGCGGGACAGCGCCGACGCGCTCCGGTTCGCGTTCGAGACGGCGGCCGCGCGCGGGGCGACCGTACGGGTCGTACGGGCCTGGACCCTGCCGCCCGTGTTCGCCTACAGCCCCGGCTCGCTGAAGCTCCTCGACGAGGCCGGGGGACTGGAGCCGTACGAGAAGAAGGCGCTGGCCGCCGCGATCCGGCCGTGGCGGGAGCGCTTCCCCGCCGTGCCGGTGGAGGAGCACGTCGAGATGGGCAGCGCCGGCCAGGTGCTGCTGTCGGTGGCCGGGACGGCCCAGCTGATGGTCGTCGGCCGGCGCGCCCACCGCACGGCCGTCGGCGCCCGGATCGGCTCGGTGGCGCACGGCGTGCTGCACCACGCGGACTGCCCGGTGGCCGTGGTCCCCCACACGTGA
- a CDS encoding MBL fold metallo-hydrolase: MRADVHQVADGTYLVHGSHTNWVILAEGDAVTLVDTGYPGDRERLLASLAQVGSSPEAVAAVLITHAHNDHLGSAEYLRAAYDTPVYLHEAEVPHARREFLHQVSVGTVLRNSWRPGVLPWVVHALRSGGTTHNPVTAPEPFPGTGALDLPGRPVPVHTPGHTDGHCAYHLPGTGVLVSGDALVSGHATSRFEGPQLLPDMFHHERPRAVASLDVLAELEGELLLPGHGPVHRGSLKDAAHRARERAL, encoded by the coding sequence ATGCGGGCAGACGTACACCAAGTCGCGGACGGCACCTACTTGGTGCACGGCTCCCACACCAACTGGGTGATCCTCGCGGAGGGGGACGCCGTCACGCTGGTCGACACCGGCTACCCCGGTGACCGCGAGCGGCTCCTCGCCTCGCTCGCGCAGGTGGGAAGCTCCCCGGAGGCGGTCGCGGCGGTGCTGATCACGCACGCGCACAACGACCACCTGGGTTCCGCCGAGTACCTGCGCGCCGCGTACGACACGCCCGTGTACCTGCACGAGGCCGAAGTCCCGCACGCGCGACGGGAGTTCCTGCACCAGGTGTCCGTCGGGACGGTGCTGAGGAACAGCTGGCGGCCGGGTGTGCTGCCGTGGGTGGTGCACGCGCTGCGCTCCGGCGGCACGACGCACAACCCGGTCACGGCCCCCGAGCCGTTCCCGGGAACGGGCGCCCTGGACCTGCCCGGGCGGCCCGTGCCGGTGCACACGCCGGGCCACACCGACGGGCACTGCGCCTACCACCTGCCGGGCACCGGCGTGCTCGTCTCCGGCGACGCCCTGGTCAGCGGGCACGCCACCTCGCGGTTCGAGGGGCCGCAGCTGCTGCCGGACATGTTCCACCACGAGCGCCCGCGTGCCGTGGCCTCCCTGGACGTCCTCGCGGAGCTGGAGGGCGAGCTGCTGCTGCCCGGGCACGGTCCGGTCCACCGCGGCTCGTTGAAGGACGCCGCACACCGGGCCCGGGAGCGCGCCCTCTAA
- a CDS encoding DUF488 domain-containing protein: MSVRVRRVYDPPEPEDGVRVLVDRLWPRGLAKDAARVDEWPKAITPSTQLRRWYHAGEGSYEEFAGRYEAELAGDEAAELLDHVRDLARKGEVTLLTASKTPEKSHAAVLARLVQS; this comes from the coding sequence ATGAGCGTTCGCGTACGCCGCGTCTACGATCCGCCCGAGCCGGAGGACGGGGTGCGGGTCCTGGTCGACCGGCTGTGGCCGCGGGGGCTGGCGAAGGACGCGGCGCGGGTGGACGAGTGGCCGAAGGCGATCACTCCGTCGACTCAGCTGCGCCGCTGGTACCACGCGGGCGAGGGCTCGTACGAGGAGTTCGCCGGGCGGTACGAGGCGGAGCTCGCCGGCGACGAGGCGGCCGAACTCCTCGACCACGTCCGTGACCTGGCCCGCAAGGGCGAGGTGACGCTGCTGACAGCGTCGAAGACGCCGGAAAAAAGCCATGCCGCGGTGCTGGCCCGCCTCGTGCAGAGCTGA
- a CDS encoding alpha-ketoglutarate-dependent dioxygenase AlkB, translating into MHLQGSLFDQTDELRLGPLDGISRTHLGFGAWLDVLPGWLSGSDALFERLAAEVPWRAERRTMYDHVVDVPRLLAFYGAEDPLPHPVLTEAHDALSAHYGEELGEPFTTAGLCYYRDGRDSVAWHGDRIGRGAREDTMVAILSVGAPRDLLLRPMRGGRDTVRRPLGHGDLIVMGGSCQRTWEHSVPKSTRATEPRISIQFRPHGVR; encoded by the coding sequence ATGCACCTCCAGGGCTCCCTCTTCGACCAGACCGACGAGCTGCGGCTCGGGCCTCTCGACGGGATCAGCCGTACCCACCTCGGTTTCGGCGCCTGGCTCGACGTCCTGCCCGGGTGGCTCAGCGGTTCCGACGCGCTGTTCGAACGGCTGGCCGCCGAGGTGCCGTGGCGGGCGGAGCGGCGCACGATGTACGACCACGTCGTCGACGTCCCCCGGTTGCTCGCCTTCTACGGCGCCGAGGACCCGCTGCCGCACCCGGTCCTGACCGAGGCGCACGACGCGCTGAGCGCCCACTACGGCGAGGAGCTGGGTGAGCCGTTCACCACGGCCGGGCTGTGCTACTACCGCGACGGCCGGGACAGCGTGGCCTGGCACGGCGACCGGATCGGGCGCGGGGCGCGCGAGGACACGATGGTCGCCATCCTGTCGGTGGGAGCGCCCAGGGACCTGCTGCTGCGCCCGATGCGGGGCGGTCGCGACACGGTGCGCCGGCCGCTGGGCCACGGCGACCTGATCGTGATGGGCGGCTCCTGCCAGCGCACCTGGGAGCACTCCGTTCCCAAGAGCACGCGCGCGACGGAGCCGCGCATCAGCATCCAGTTCCGCCCGCACGGCGTGCGCTGA
- a CDS encoding LysE/ArgO family amino acid transporter: protein MTSTFTAAAAGFGTGLSLIVAIGAQNAFVLRQGIRRDAVLAVVGICALSDAALITLGVGGVGAVVVAWPGALTVIGWIGGAFLLCYGALAARRVFRPDGGALRTDGDAAGSRRRAVLTCLALTWLNPHVYLDTVFLLGSVAADHGPLRWTFGLGAVLASLCWFAALGFGARMLGRFLAKPAAWRVLDGLVAATMIVLGTVLITGS, encoded by the coding sequence ATGACCAGCACCTTCACCGCCGCAGCCGCGGGATTCGGCACCGGCCTGTCCCTCATCGTCGCCATCGGCGCCCAGAACGCCTTCGTCCTGCGCCAGGGGATCCGCCGCGACGCCGTCCTCGCCGTCGTCGGCATCTGCGCCCTGTCCGACGCCGCCCTCATCACGCTCGGGGTCGGCGGGGTCGGCGCGGTGGTGGTGGCCTGGCCGGGCGCGCTGACGGTGATCGGCTGGATCGGCGGCGCGTTCCTGCTGTGCTACGGCGCCCTGGCCGCCCGGCGGGTGTTCAGGCCGGACGGCGGCGCGCTGCGGACGGACGGGGACGCGGCCGGATCGCGCCGCCGGGCCGTGCTCACCTGTCTGGCGCTGACCTGGCTCAACCCGCACGTCTACCTCGACACCGTGTTCCTGCTCGGCTCCGTCGCCGCCGACCACGGCCCGCTGCGCTGGACGTTCGGCCTCGGCGCCGTGCTGGCCAGCCTGTGCTGGTTCGCCGCTCTGGGCTTCGGCGCCCGGATGCTCGGCCGTTTCCTCGCCAAGCCCGCCGCCTGGCGGGTCCTGGACGGCCTGGTCGCCGCCACCATGATCGTGCTCGGCACCGTGCTCATCACCGGAAGCTGA
- a CDS encoding DUF4032 domain-containing protein: MALQISATNPEHPALLLELPWDLPLEEWPEEYLVPLPRGISRHVVRYSRAGDEVIAVKELAERPAQREYGLLRDLDRIGIPAVDPLAVVTGRTDADGAPLESVLITRHLGGSMPYRSMFETTMRPATMHRLMDALAVLLVRLHLAGFAWGDCSLSNTLFRRDAGAYAAYLVDAETGDLHPQLSSGQREYDLDLARVNISGELLDLEASGALHPSVDPVEFGMEICARYRGLWDELTRTSVYPAGKHHYIERRIRRLNDLGFDVAEMQIEHASNGDTVTFVPKVVDAGHHQRQLLRLTGLDAEENQARRLLNDLESWMATQDDYAPGDPLGARPEVLAHRWVREVFRPTVRAVPPELRGSMDPAEIYHQLLEHRWYLSERAQHDIGIETAVEDYIKNILPKARKTLQPTAD; this comes from the coding sequence ATGGCACTTCAGATCAGCGCGACCAACCCGGAGCATCCCGCGCTCTTGCTGGAGCTGCCGTGGGACCTGCCCCTGGAGGAGTGGCCGGAGGAGTACCTGGTGCCGCTGCCGCGCGGTATCTCCCGGCACGTGGTGCGCTACTCCCGGGCCGGCGACGAGGTGATCGCCGTCAAGGAGCTGGCCGAGCGGCCCGCGCAGCGCGAGTACGGGTTGCTGCGCGACCTGGACCGGATCGGCATCCCGGCGGTGGACCCGCTGGCCGTGGTCACCGGCCGTACCGACGCCGACGGCGCCCCGCTGGAGAGCGTGCTGATCACCCGGCACCTGGGCGGCTCGATGCCGTACCGCTCGATGTTCGAGACGACCATGCGCCCGGCCACCATGCACCGGCTGATGGACGCGCTCGCCGTGCTGCTGGTGCGGCTGCACCTGGCCGGGTTCGCCTGGGGCGACTGCTCGCTGTCCAACACCCTCTTCCGGCGCGACGCCGGCGCCTACGCCGCGTATCTGGTGGACGCCGAGACCGGTGACCTGCATCCGCAGCTCAGCTCCGGGCAGCGCGAGTACGACCTGGACCTCGCCCGCGTGAACATCAGCGGGGAGCTGCTGGACCTGGAGGCGTCCGGGGCGCTGCACCCCTCCGTGGACCCGGTCGAGTTCGGCATGGAGATCTGCGCCCGCTACCGCGGCCTGTGGGACGAACTGACCCGCACCTCCGTCTACCCGGCCGGCAAGCACCACTACATAGAACGCCGGATCCGCCGCCTGAACGACCTCGGTTTCGACGTCGCCGAGATGCAGATCGAGCACGCCTCGAACGGCGACACGGTCACCTTCGTGCCCAAGGTCGTCGACGCGGGCCACCACCAGCGCCAGCTGCTGCGCCTGACCGGGCTCGACGCCGAGGAGAACCAGGCCCGGCGGCTGCTCAACGACCTGGAGAGCTGGATGGCGACCCAGGACGACTACGCCCCGGGCGACCCCCTCGGCGCCCGCCCGGAGGTACTGGCCCACCGCTGGGTGCGGGAGGTGTTCCGGCCGACCGTGCGGGCCGTGCCGCCCGAACTGCGCGGCTCCATGGACCCGGCGGAGATCTACCACCAACTCCTCGAACACCGCTGGTACCTGTCCGAGCGGGCCCAGCACGACATCGGCATCGAGACGGCGGTCGAGGACTACATCAAGAACATCCTCCCCAAGGCCCGCAAGACGCTTCAGCCGACGGCGGACTGA
- a CDS encoding FAD-binding dehydrogenase, giving the protein MDADVIVVGAGLAGLVAAHELTTRGRRVALVDQENAANLGGQAFWSFGGLFLVDSPEQRRLGIKDSFDLAWSDWRGSAGFDRLEDEDSWAVRWARAYVEFAAGEKRSWLHGHGITFLPTVGWAERGDLTAHGHGNTVPRFHIAWGTGTGVVEPFVRYAKQAARDGLLTFHHRHRVDELVVEDGSARGVRGTVLAEDPSPRGVASNRDAIGEFELTAQAVVVTSGGIGANHDIVRRHWPERLGTPPREMVTGVPAYVDGRLLDISAAAGVRLVNRDRMWHYTEGLQNWDPIWPGHGIRILPGPSSMWFDALGRRLPGPYLPGYDTLGTLKHLRTTEDIAGYDHSWFILTQKIIEKEFALSGSEQNPDITAKDRAGFLKERILGKGAPGPVDAFLRKGADFVTAPSVEQLVEKMNELTDEPLLDAAGIKRQIEARDLQIANPYAKDAQVQGIRNARRYIGDRLGRVATPHRILDPAAGPLIGVKLHVLTRKTLGGIQTDLDSRALGTDGKPVEGLYAAGEVAGFGGGGVHGYNALEGTFLGGCLFSGRAAGRAAAKQTA; this is encoded by the coding sequence ATGGATGCCGACGTCATCGTCGTCGGAGCGGGCCTCGCCGGCCTGGTCGCGGCCCACGAACTGACCACCCGGGGCAGGAGGGTCGCCCTCGTCGACCAGGAGAACGCCGCCAACCTCGGCGGGCAGGCCTTCTGGTCCTTCGGCGGGCTGTTCCTCGTCGACTCGCCGGAGCAGCGGCGGCTGGGCATCAAGGACTCCTTCGACCTCGCCTGGAGCGACTGGCGGGGCAGCGCGGGCTTCGACCGGCTGGAGGACGAGGACTCCTGGGCCGTGCGCTGGGCGCGCGCCTACGTCGAGTTCGCCGCGGGGGAGAAGCGGTCCTGGCTGCACGGGCACGGCATCACGTTCCTGCCCACGGTCGGCTGGGCCGAGCGCGGCGACCTCACCGCGCACGGACACGGCAACACCGTGCCCCGTTTCCACATCGCCTGGGGCACCGGCACCGGTGTGGTGGAACCCTTCGTCCGCTACGCCAAGCAGGCCGCGCGCGACGGCCTGCTCACCTTCCACCACCGCCACCGCGTCGACGAACTGGTCGTCGAGGACGGCAGCGCCCGGGGCGTGCGCGGCACGGTCCTGGCCGAGGACCCCTCACCACGCGGCGTCGCCTCCAACCGCGACGCCATCGGCGAGTTCGAACTCACCGCCCAGGCCGTCGTCGTCACCAGCGGTGGCATCGGCGCCAACCACGACATCGTCCGCCGCCACTGGCCCGAGCGCCTCGGCACCCCGCCGCGGGAGATGGTCACCGGCGTACCGGCCTACGTCGACGGCCGGCTGCTCGACATCAGCGCCGCGGCGGGCGTACGGCTGGTCAACCGGGACCGCATGTGGCACTACACCGAGGGCCTGCAGAACTGGGACCCGATCTGGCCCGGCCACGGCATCCGCATCCTGCCCGGACCGTCCTCGATGTGGTTCGACGCCCTCGGTCGCCGCCTGCCCGGACCGTACCTGCCCGGCTACGACACCCTCGGCACCCTGAAGCACCTGCGCACCACCGAGGACATCGCCGGGTACGACCACTCCTGGTTCATCCTCACGCAGAAGATCATCGAGAAGGAGTTCGCCCTGTCGGGCTCCGAGCAGAACCCCGACATCACCGCCAAGGACCGCGCCGGGTTCCTGAAGGAACGCATCCTCGGCAAGGGCGCGCCCGGGCCGGTCGACGCGTTCCTGCGCAAGGGCGCCGACTTCGTGACCGCCCCCAGTGTCGAACAGCTCGTCGAGAAGATGAACGAGCTCACCGACGAGCCGCTCCTCGACGCGGCCGGGATCAAGCGCCAGATCGAGGCCCGCGACCTCCAGATCGCCAACCCCTACGCCAAGGACGCCCAGGTGCAGGGCATCCGCAACGCCCGCCGCTACATCGGCGACCGCCTCGGCCGGGTCGCCACCCCGCACCGCATCCTCGACCCGGCGGCCGGTCCCCTCATCGGCGTCAAGCTGCACGTCCTCACCCGCAAGACGCTCGGCGGCATCCAGACCGACCTCGACTCCCGCGCCCTCGGGACCGACGGCAAACCGGTGGAGGGGCTGTACGCGGCCGGCGAGGTCGCCGGGTTCGGCGGCGGCGGTGTCCACGGCTACAACGCACTGGAGGGCACCTTCCTCGGCGGCTGCCTCTTCTCGGGACGGGCGGCCGGCCGGGCGGCGGCGAAGCAGACCGCCTGA